The stretch of DNA cttgtaaataaggtatttctgtttgtttgtaatacatttgcaaaaattcagaaaaaaatgttttcgctttgtattgtgtgtagattgctgatatttttttttatttaatcaattttacagaaggctgtaacgtaacaaaatgtggaaaaagtcaaggggtctgaatactttctgaggacactgtatatcccTGTGTAGTGCGAAATAATCTTCATCATTCGTTTTCTTAACACATTTCTTCACTGTTTTATCTGACTTTATGCTGATTCAGACAACAGCTGCCACAACTAAAGCTACACCAGTGAAGCAACCAAAACCAAGTTCAACAGCCAAGACAAAAGCCACTCCTGCTACCCCAGCTAAACCAGTGGTTGCTGCTACGCCAAGCAAGGCACCATCTAGTAAGGATTCCAGTAATTCCAAACAaactgtgtgttctgttctgttctatgtgTGTTCTGCCTTGATGGTGGTGTAAGTTAATGTAGGTTTGTCTCTTTCCCTTGTATGTAGCTTCCCCAGCCACACCACAAGGAAAGAAGGTGACCACAAAAGACAAGAAAGCAACAGCAACAAAGAAAGCACAGGTACAGATAACTCTCTAAGTTGACTTGTCTCATCTGTACGTGCTCATGGTGAACCACATACTGTGAGCTAGATAACTCCCCCTAACTGACTTATTCTTACCCAACCCTGGTTTCAGGCCTCAGCTTCATCAGCCAAGAGGAAGAGATGTGAAGAGAAACCAGGGGACATGCCCGCTAATGACAAGAGGAAGAAGCCCTCCCCTCCAAAGCCGGAGACTGTCATGGTCGCCATGCCTCAGacccctcctgttcctcctcctacTGGGGGAGACGAGTCTGACTCAGACTCTGACACCGAACTGGATGTGGAGAAGTGGAAGAAACTGGCACGGGAACTgtcaggtgagagagaggggaggaagggagggtgaggggggaggagcagaagggagagaggggagggagagatagaagaaGAGAGCAGGAGGGAGATGAGAGCATTGTGAGTCAGAGAGTGGGTGAAGGATTTAAAATAATAACAGCCATAAGACAGACAGCATCACCCTTTAATAATTTATTATGTCAATATAAACAGAACTGTATTATGTATTTTACATAAAGTACAGTAGGTGTTGACAGTTCATCTGCATGATGTATTTTACATAAAGTATAGGAGGTGTTCATAGTCGGTCTATGTTAGCCATGTTGTTTATTTACTGTCGACCTACCTCTCTGTCCACAGACGCTGATATTGCCAAAATAGACACCATCACTGCACTGAATGCTCCACCTGCTTCCACCTCACCTGCCTCAGCAGCAAAGAAAACAAGAGCACCGAGGAAGCCCAGGTCTAAATCTACACTGGAAACACCCCCAAATCCCAGGGCCAAATCTGCAACGAAAACACCAAAACCCAAGGCTGACACTGCAGTGAAAAAGGCTGGTCATGCTAAAAAGTTCAAAGCTACAACTGAAAAAAAAGCCATGGCTGAGAAGAATGGGAAGACCAAGACACCACCAGACAGTAAAGACAAGTCTAGTCAAGTGAAGAAGGCAgcacctccctccccatcccctgaATGCCAAGCAGAGGAGATCAACAGTAATACAGCTGACCTAATAGCTGTAGCAGACAAACAGCCACCCTCCATGCTCTCTACCACAACACTTCATGGAAAACAGACAGCCAAGAAAGGAAAGAGGAAAAATGGGAACATTAATAAGGCTAAAGCAGATAATAATCTACCAGAacccaagaagaagaaaaaggagaTTGTAGAGGAGAAGACGGaaccagagaagaagaaaaaggagaAGACGACTAAGGAGAATGGGGCagaaaaagagaaggaaagaaagaagaaacAGGAGAAGATGAGCAGGGACAATGAGACTGAGAAGAAACGGGAGAAGATGAGCAGGGACAATGAGACTGAGAAGAAACGGAAGAAGATGAGCAGGGACAATGAGACTGAGAAGAAACAGGAGAAGATGAGCAGGGACAATGAGACTGAGAAGAAACAGGAGAAGATGAGCAGGGACAATGAGACTGAGAAGAAACGGAAGAAGATGAGCAGGGACAATGAGACTGAGAAGAAACAGGAGAAGATGAGCAGGGACAATGAGACTGAGAAGAAACAGGAGAAAATGAGCAGGGACAATGAGACTGAGAAGAAACGGAAGAAGATGAGCAGGGACAATGAGACTGAGAAGAAACAGGAGAAGATGAGCAGTGACAATGAGACTGAGAAGAAACGGGGAAAAGACAAGAACAAGACTAAAGGGAATGGCGTTAAAAGTGACCCACTACTTCCATCCACCACAGGAACGCCTGATCCTccaacagagaagaagaaaagtGAGTGACTCTTTCTCTAAAGTCCTTGTCTCAGACAACAAAATCACTTTATACTgaagagtgtctgtttaatgtgTGTTAAACTCTCTACAGAGAAGAACAAGCTGAAACTCTCAGTGGAGATTGCAGTGCCTGAGACTCCGGTCACCCCTGTACAGGCATCCACAAAGACCCCTCCTAGAAAGGTAAGGGAGCTATCATCCTCATCTTTCCCAAGGTGTAGAAGTAGTAGCAAGACAGACACACATGCTCTTTCTTGACGTTGAATTCCAGCATGTTTATACTGCTCACTGCATGCCTTAGTCCTCAGACCTATAACTGTTGCAATATACAGAGccttaaatgtttttgtttttgttctcCTCAGAAAAATAAATCATCTAAGAGTAAGTCAGGCCTTTAGAGATGAAGGTCAAATACAATGGGGCTGTGTCAAGTGTGGACCTGGACCCAGGATTCTACCTAAATGGTAGTTGAGCAATAATGGTAAAGACTGTCTGTCCACACAATGGTCTCCCTAGACCAAATCAACTGGGCCCAGCTTTTTCAAAAGTTATCTGGATTTCGCCTATCGGGGAGGTTgaaatgcatagaaatagaattaataGAACAGaagtccccattcaagtcaatgatttgTCTGTCCTATTCATactatttctatgcat from Oncorhynchus kisutch isolate 150728-3 linkage group LG15, Okis_V2, whole genome shotgun sequence encodes:
- the LOC109905076 gene encoding DNA ligase 1 translates to MSLRKVQASNQKLNHLIYQYLKENGFQKAAEELKKHVKKGGEPEALSTSLLEIYNKWFGDTSKTTEKGTEPDSSKLKKNCQADPESSTESSSSAEEETKPVKGSQTPKHQSPATARPAKGRAAVQSTSGGKATVGESSGSDSSEVSEDSESKETPPQKIPVTPNANHVPAAKVKARSAVTPLTLNKKPAESSDSDSSSGSEDESQSLLPQTTAATTKATPVKQPKPSSTAKTKATPATPAKPVVAATPSKAPSTSPATPQGKKVTTKDKKATATKKAQASASSAKRKRCEEKPGDMPANDKRKKPSPPKPETVMVAMPQTPPVPPPTGGDESDSDSDTELDVEKWKKLARELSDADIAKIDTITALNAPPASTSPASAAKKTRAPRKPRSKSTLETPPNPRAKSATKTPKPKADTAVKKAGHAKKFKATTEKKAMAEKNGKTKTPPDSKDKSSQVKKAAPPSPSPECQAEEINSNTADLIAVADKQPPSMLSTTTLHGKQTAKKGKRKNGNINKAKADNNLPEPKKKKKEIVEEKTEPEKKKKEKTTKENGAEKEKERKKKQEKMSRDNETEKKREKMSRDNETEKKRKKMSRDNETEKKQEKMSRDNETEKKQEKMSRDNETEKKRKKMSRDNETEKKQEKMSRDNETEKKQEKMSRDNETEKKRKKMSRDNETEKKQEKMSSDNETEKKRGKDKNKTKGNGVKSDPLLPSTTGTPDPPTEKKKKKNKLKLSVEIAVPETPVTPVQASTKTPPRKKNKSSKSKSGL